TTAAGCAATTGTTCGCTCCCAGCTATTTACTAACCTCAGTCCTGACGGCCATGTGTTCCGTATGTTACCTTCTGAGCAGTGGACTTAACGAATCAGTACTAACAAAACAGAGGTTGAATACGCTTCCGAGGCGGTGAAGCGAGGCATGTCTGCAGTGGGTGTTAAGGGAGCCCTGTGTGTTGTTTTGGGGTGTGAAAAAAGAACAACGTTAAAGCTACAAGACCCTAGAATCACTCCTTCCAAAATATGCAAAGTGGATGGCCATGTCATGTTGACTTTCGCTGGATTGAACGCTGACGCCCGTATCTTGGTTGATAAAGCCCGTGTAGAAGCCCAGTCCCACAGGTTGAACTTGGAAGACCCTGTGTCGATTGAGTACTTGACCAAGTACGTGGCTGGCGTGCAGCAGAAGTACACCCAGTCGGGCGGTGTGAGACCGTTTGGTATCGCCACGATGATTGCTGGCTTCGACGTCAACGATACCACTCCTAGATTATATCAGACAGAACCCAGCGGGGTGTACAATGCGTGGAGGGCCCACGCCATTGGCAGATCGGCGAAAACGGTGaaggagtttttggagaaga
This region of Candidozyma auris chromosome 6, complete sequence genomic DNA includes:
- the PRE6 gene encoding proteasome core particle subunit alpha 4, encoding MSGYDSALSIFSPDGHVFQVEYASEAVKRGMSAVGVKGASCVVLGCEKRTTLKLQDPRITPSKICKVDGHVMLTFAGLNADARILVDKARVEAQSHRLNLEDPVSIEYLTKYVAGVQQKYTQSGGVRPFGIATMIAGFDVNDTTPRLYQTEPSGVYNAWRAHAIGRSAKTVKEFLEKNYEENQTDEQTIKLAVKSLLEVVQTGAKNIEISVLRPHGKIEELPVEEIQKYVEEIEAEKQAEAEKKKPSSRD